One region of Brachybacterium saurashtrense genomic DNA includes:
- a CDS encoding endonuclease/exonuclease/phosphatase family protein translates to MSAPAAGVPDAARTGWDLRILTWNLCELRGDLTALIEAVRDLDPDVLLVQEAPRFVLPSARLHWFARRIGRRVLLGGAGGRGLALLATEEVAAQVIRRGAHPVAQTLSDLNSTYPRGVAAVRLSIPGGGAVVVASTHLALQEDNRLRHAEHLAALARGAGAPVIVGGDLNETAEGVARSHLAPLLADPAPTTAHTFPATAPSRRIDAVLVSDGVQVRRAEAVRATETVDEARLSGASDHLPSLLEVTLPRA, encoded by the coding sequence GTGAGCGCGCCCGCGGCAGGCGTTCCCGACGCCGCCCGGACCGGCTGGGACCTGCGGATCCTCACCTGGAACCTGTGCGAGCTGCGCGGGGACCTGACGGCGCTGATCGAGGCGGTGCGCGATCTCGACCCGGACGTCCTGCTGGTGCAGGAGGCGCCGCGCTTCGTGCTGCCCTCGGCCCGCCTGCACTGGTTCGCCCGACGGATCGGCCGGCGGGTGCTGCTGGGCGGCGCGGGCGGGCGCGGGCTGGCGCTGCTCGCCACCGAGGAGGTCGCCGCCCAGGTCATCCGCCGCGGTGCGCATCCTGTCGCCCAGACCCTCTCGGACCTGAACTCGACCTACCCCCGGGGCGTGGCCGCGGTGCGGCTGTCGATCCCCGGCGGGGGCGCAGTGGTGGTCGCCTCCACCCACCTGGCCCTCCAGGAGGACAACCGCCTCCGCCACGCCGAGCACCTGGCCGCCCTGGCGCGCGGCGCCGGCGCACCCGTGATCGTGGGCGGGGACCTCAACGAGACCGCCGAGGGCGTGGCCCGCTCGCACCTGGCCCCGCTGCTCGCCGATCCCGCGCCGACCACCGCGCACACCTTCCCGGCGACGGCGCCGTCACGTCGGATCGACGCGGTGCTGGTCAGCGACGGTGTGCAGGTGCGCCGCGCCGAGGCCGTGCGCGCGACGGAGACGGTGGACGAGGCCCGGCTCTCCGGCGCCTCCGATCACCTTCCCTCGCTGCTGGAGGTGACGCTGCCCCGCGCGTGA
- a CDS encoding PIG-L family deacetylase → MSAPTDPWALLDAASTVVAVHAHPDDESLSTGALLAALTAAGTRVVLVTATRGEEGEIVPGALGADESRPLEEIREAEIDRAVAALGLTERHWLGIAPALAPGAAPRRYRDSGMQWVREGLAGPSDTAGPESFSLQPLEGEVADLHALLEAVRPDVVLGYDDEGTYGHPDHVRAHHVAVGAAERAGIPLLQVASGTPDDPRTRWREHPGTAEAVQRAVDSYRTQLTVRGRRADGIAIRHVGGQDDLVALRTGLHMPPGAP, encoded by the coding sequence ATGAGCGCCCCGACGGATCCGTGGGCCCTGCTCGACGCCGCCTCGACGGTGGTGGCGGTGCATGCCCACCCGGACGACGAGTCCCTCTCCACCGGCGCGCTGCTGGCCGCGCTGACCGCCGCCGGCACCCGCGTGGTGCTCGTGACCGCCACCCGCGGCGAGGAGGGCGAGATCGTGCCCGGCGCCCTCGGGGCCGACGAGTCGCGTCCGCTGGAGGAGATCCGCGAGGCGGAGATCGACCGGGCCGTCGCCGCGCTCGGCCTCACCGAGCGCCACTGGCTCGGCATCGCGCCCGCTCTCGCCCCGGGTGCCGCGCCGCGCCGCTACCGCGACTCCGGCATGCAGTGGGTGCGCGAGGGTCTCGCCGGCCCCTCCGACACCGCGGGCCCGGAGAGCTTCTCCCTGCAGCCCCTGGAGGGAGAGGTGGCGGACCTGCACGCGCTGCTCGAGGCGGTGCGGCCGGACGTGGTGCTCGGCTACGACGACGAGGGCACCTACGGGCATCCCGATCACGTGCGCGCCCATCACGTCGCCGTCGGCGCCGCCGAGCGCGCCGGCATCCCCCTGCTCCAGGTGGCCAGCGGCACCCCCGACGACCCGCGCACCCGGTGGCGGGAGCACCCCGGCACCGCCGAGGCGGTGCAGCGCGCCGTGGACTCCTACCGCACCCAGCTCACCGTGCGCGGCCGGAGAGCCGACGGGATCGCGATCCGGCACGTGGGCGGCCAGGACGACCTGGTCGCCCTGCGCACCGGCCTGCACATGCCGCCCGGCGCCCCGTGA